The following DNA comes from Flavisolibacter ginsenosidimutans.
AATGGTCACGGAAATGGCCATGATCACCATCACAAGCAGAGTTTTATTACAAAATATATTTTCAGCCAGGACCATAAAGTCATCGGCAAACAGTTTTTGATTACGGGCATTATCTGGGCCATTATCGGTGCCCTGTTTTCCGTACTGTTCCGTCTTCAATTAGGTTTTCCCGATGAAAGCTTTCCCATTCTCGAAACGGTTTTTGGAAAATGGGCGAAGGGTGGGCACATTGAGCCTGAGTTCTATTACGCATTGATCACGATGCACGGAACCATCCTTATCTTTTTTGTATTAACAGCCGGCCTTAGCGGAACCTTTGCAAACATTCTTATTCCCTTGCAGGTAGGTGCCCGCGACATGGCTTCGCCGCTGATGAACATGATGTCTTATTGGTTCTTTTTCCTGGCCAGTGTTGTAATGATTACTTCACTGTTCATCTCAACGGGTCCTGCCTCCGGCGGGTGGACGATGTATCCGCCGTTAAGTGCTTTAGGCCAAGCCAATATTGGTTCGAAACTGGGAACGGATTTGTGGCTCGTCTCAATGGCGTTGTTCGTTGTGCAGGGATTGTTGGGCAACTTAAACTACATCACAACAATTTTGAACATGCGCACAAAAGGCATGAGCATGACGCGTATGCCGCTGACAATTTGGAGTCTGTTCTTTACAGCCATTCTGGGTGTACTTTCTTTCCCGGTATTGTTGTCGGGTTTCATTCTGCTGTTGTTCGATAGAAATTTAGGCACGTCGTTTTATTTAAGCGACATCTATGTAGCAGGGCAAGCTCTACCCAACGAAGGAGGCAGTCCTATCCTTTACCAACACTTGTTCTGGTTCTTGGGTCACCCCGAAGTATATATCGTTATCCTTCCTGCCATGGGAATCGTGTCGGAAGTAATGAGCGTGAATTCAAGAAAACCCATTTTCGGTTACATGGCGATGGTTGGCTCTTTGTTCGCCATTTGCATCCTTGCCTTACTGGTATGGGCGCACCACATGTTTGTTTCGGGCATGAATCCGTTCTTGGGATCTGTGTTCGTGCTCTTAACGTTATTGATTGCTATTCCGTCGGCAATCAAAGTATTTAACTGGCTTACCACCATCTGGCGGGGCAACATACGATTTACACCCGCAATGCTTTTCTGTCTCGGATTTGTGAGTGTATTTATATCGGGCGGATTAACGGGTATCTGGATGGGAAACTCTACGATTGACATTCACATCCACGACACTTATTTCATCATTGCACACTTTCACCTCGTAATGGGAGTGGCGGCGTTCTTTGGCATGTTCGCGGGTGTTTACCACTGGTTCCCCAAAATGTTTGGACGCTATTTAAACAACACGTTAGGTTACATCCATTTTTGGGTAAGCATGGCGGGTGCATACCTGATCTTTTGGCCTATGCACTACATGGGTTTGGCCGGCGTGCCGCGCCGCTATTTGGATTTCACCCTGTGGAAGTCTTTCAATCAGTTTGCAGACCTCAACAAAATGATCTCCGTCGTTACCATCATTGTCTTTGCGGTGAACCTTATGTTCGTATTCAACTTCTTCTATTCCATTTTTAAAGGCAGAAAAGTACGTACGTTAAATCCTTGGGGTGCAACGACGCTGGAGTGGACAACGCCCATCAATCCAGGCCACGGGAACTGGGTAGGTGAAATTCCGGAAGTGCACCGCTGGCCTTATGATTATGCCAAAGATGGTCGCGACTTTATTCCGCAAACCGAGCCATTGAACCCGAACGAATCGAAACACTGATAAACGTGGAAATGAGGAGATACGAAGGTGTGCAGATAGGACAATTCAATAAAAGTTATTTGAGATAGTTTTGTTTGCAACGCAAAAAAAGAATTTGAAAGACGAAGCAAACAAGGCAAAGAACAGCAGGCTGCGGGATTATCTGCAGCTTACGAAGCCATCGTTAACCATTATGGTTGTGTTTTCCAGCGTGATTAGTTACTTGCTGGCGCCAAAAGTGGTGGAATACGATTGGCTGATGATTGCTCTTTTATTTGTGGGAGGTTATTGCGTAACGGGAAGCGCTAACGCAATGAACCAGGTTGTTGAAAAAGATACGGATGCTATGATGAAACGTACGGCAAGCCGGCCCGTAGCATCCGGTAGAATGAGCGTGAAGGAAGGATGGATCTTTTCAATTGTCGTTGGTGTTGTCGGCGTGTTTTTGCTGACGTATTTCTTCAACCCGTTAAGTGGAATGCTGGCTGCTTTTAGCCTCTTTCTTTATGCGTTTGTGTATACACCGCTAAAGAAAGTAAGTGCCATTGCAGTGTTGATGGGAGCTGTGCCGGGCGCCTTGCCTTGCCTCATTGGCTGGGCGGCTGGAAATGACGCGGTATTTGGTTACGGCGAAGTAAAAAACTGGGGTGGATGGGTTTTGTTCTTTTTACAATTCTTGTGGCAGTTTCCGCATTTTTGGGCCATTGCCTGGATAGCGCACAAAGACTATTCGGGAGCAGGGTTCCGTTTACTGCCGGCAGAGAAAGGACCAACAAAGTTTACGGCCATTCAAACGGTGATGTATGCAGTTTTGCTGATTCCTGTTTGCGTGCTGCCTTACGTGATTGAACTAACGGAGTTCGGCACAACGAAAGGCAAAGTCTGTTTGGTTTTGGTGATGTTGGCTAATTTGTTTTTGGTAGGACAATGCGTTCGTTTGTACCGTGAGATGAATGCGAAAGCAGCAAGACGGGTAATGTTCAGCAGCTATATTTATTTGCCCATTGTTTTGCTTGCTTTCCTGGCAAGTAAAACATAGATAAACATATTCGTTCATAAAGAAATCGTGTTACAGTGACAGTGAGTACAGAACAAAGAAATAAAATTCATCCACACAAGTTTACCTTGTGGGTTGCCATTGCCAGCATTGTAATGATGTTTGCGGGGTTGACCAGTGCGTACATTGTAAAAAGCGGGCAGGCCGGCTGGCACGAAGTAAAAACGCCTACTATTTTCATCGTGTCAACGGCAACGCTGTTTATAAGCAGCATTACCATTCAGGCCGCTCTCCGAAGCTTTAAGCAAAAAGCAATGGCGGCCTACCGCAGTTTACTGCTGGTAACCTTGGTGCTGGGGCTTGCGTTTGTGGTAATGCAGTGGAAAGGATTTAATTGGCTTTGGGATCACGGCGTGCATTTTCAGGGCGCATCGGGAGCCGGACAGTTTTTGTACATCATTTTCGGCTTGCACGCATTACACGTGGTAGGAGGAGTGGTCGCTCTCATTGTATTGCTGTTGCGGCAATATGTTGGAAACGTGCGAACCTACAATGCAACACCCATCGAAATCATGAGCACCTACTGGCATTTTGTGGACTTGCTCTGGATTTATTTGGTGGTGTT
Coding sequences within:
- a CDS encoding cytochrome c oxidase subunit I — protein: MNNDQTIHVHQGAEGTHEVLGNGHGNGHDHHHKQSFITKYIFSQDHKVIGKQFLITGIIWAIIGALFSVLFRLQLGFPDESFPILETVFGKWAKGGHIEPEFYYALITMHGTILIFFVLTAGLSGTFANILIPLQVGARDMASPLMNMMSYWFFFLASVVMITSLFISTGPASGGWTMYPPLSALGQANIGSKLGTDLWLVSMALFVVQGLLGNLNYITTILNMRTKGMSMTRMPLTIWSLFFTAILGVLSFPVLLSGFILLLFDRNLGTSFYLSDIYVAGQALPNEGGSPILYQHLFWFLGHPEVYIVILPAMGIVSEVMSVNSRKPIFGYMAMVGSLFAICILALLVWAHHMFVSGMNPFLGSVFVLLTLLIAIPSAIKVFNWLTTIWRGNIRFTPAMLFCLGFVSVFISGGLTGIWMGNSTIDIHIHDTYFIIAHFHLVMGVAAFFGMFAGVYHWFPKMFGRYLNNTLGYIHFWVSMAGAYLIFWPMHYMGLAGVPRRYLDFTLWKSFNQFADLNKMISVVTIIVFAVNLMFVFNFFYSIFKGRKVRTLNPWGATTLEWTTPINPGHGNWVGEIPEVHRWPYDYAKDGRDFIPQTEPLNPNESKH
- a CDS encoding cytochrome c oxidase subunit 3 gives rise to the protein MSTEQRNKIHPHKFTLWVAIASIVMMFAGLTSAYIVKSGQAGWHEVKTPTIFIVSTATLFISSITIQAALRSFKQKAMAAYRSLLLVTLVLGLAFVVMQWKGFNWLWDHGVHFQGASGAGQFLYIIFGLHALHVVGGVVALIVLLLRQYVGNVRTYNATPIEIMSTYWHFVDLLWIYLVVFFIWIG
- the cyoE gene encoding heme o synthase codes for the protein MKDEANKAKNSRLRDYLQLTKPSLTIMVVFSSVISYLLAPKVVEYDWLMIALLFVGGYCVTGSANAMNQVVEKDTDAMMKRTASRPVASGRMSVKEGWIFSIVVGVVGVFLLTYFFNPLSGMLAAFSLFLYAFVYTPLKKVSAIAVLMGAVPGALPCLIGWAAGNDAVFGYGEVKNWGGWVLFFLQFLWQFPHFWAIAWIAHKDYSGAGFRLLPAEKGPTKFTAIQTVMYAVLLIPVCVLPYVIELTEFGTTKGKVCLVLVMLANLFLVGQCVRLYREMNAKAARRVMFSSYIYLPIVLLAFLASKT